A genome region from Hevea brasiliensis isolate MT/VB/25A 57/8 chromosome 9, ASM3005281v1, whole genome shotgun sequence includes the following:
- the LOC110645171 gene encoding serine/threonine-protein kinase STY13, translated as MIDNSVVTSHIFPTSIPSQKRLPIVISKSFKSVSVNVTSIMALWVVYFTAYYTGMPSNIKFFRKHIIDYYFSLQYPNYLLLLLKNTVKILNWGEDGIATAAEIAALRASFQQEVAVWHKLDHANVTKFVGASMGTSNLKIPPKSPTDGSYDSDPSSACCVVLEYLPGGTLKKFLIRNRRKKLAFKVVIQLALDLSRGLSYLHSKKIVHRDVKTENMLLDAHRTLKIADFGVARVEAQNPRDMTGETGTLGYMAPEVLDGKPYNRKCDVYSFGICLWEIYCCDMPYPDLSFAEVSSQVIRQNLRPEIPRCCPNSFASIMRKCWDANADKRPEMDVVVRLLEAIDTSKGGGMIPEDQSTGCFCFSSVRGP; from the exons ATGATTGATAACTCTGTAGTTACTTCTCACATTTTCCCCACTTCAATTCCCTCCCAGAAAAGATTACCCATAGTTATTTCTAAATCCTTCAAATCAGTGTCGGTGAACGTAACTAGTATAATGGCACTGTGGGTTGTTTACTTCACCGCCTATTATACTGGAATGCCCTCAAACATCAAATTTTTTAGGAAACACATAATTGATTATTACTTTTCTTTGCAATATCCTAATTATCTATTGTTACTCTTAAAAAATACAGTGAAGATATTGAACTGGGGGGAGGATGGCATTGCCACAGCTGCTGAAATTGCTGCTCTCCGGGCATCATTTCAGCAAGAGGTTGCTGTTTGGCATAAACTTGACCATGCAAATGTCACGAAG TTTGTTGGAGCTTCAATGGGAACTTCCAATCTTAAAATTCCTCCCAAAAGTCCTACAGATGGAAGTTATGATTCTGATCCTTCCAGCGCATGTTGCGTTGTTCTTGAGTACCTTCCTGGAGGAACGTTAAAGAAATTTTTAATCAGAAATAGGAGAAAGAAACTTGCCTTTAAGGTTGTGATTCAACTTGCTTTGGACCTTTCGAGGGG TTTGAGCTATCTTCATTCTAAAAAGATTGTACATCGTGATGTTAAGACAGAAAATATGTTGTTAGATGCTCATAGAACTTTGAAAATAGCTGATTTTGGTGTTGCTCGAGTTGAAGCTCAGAACCCAAGGGACATGACTGGGGAAACTGGTACTCTTGGATACATGGCCCCAGAG GTCCTTGACGGTAAGCCATACAATCGGAAATGTGATGTGTACAGCTTTGGTATATGCTTATGGGAAATTTATTGCTGTGACATGCCTTATCCCGATCTTAGTTTTGCTGAAGTTTCATCTCAAGTTATTCGACAG AATTTACGCCCAGAGATCCCTAGATGTTGCCCAAATTCATTTGCAAGCATCATGCGTAAGTGTTGGGATGCAAATGCAGACAAACGTCCTGAGATGGACGTTGTAGTGAGGCTGCTAGAAGCAATAGACACGAGCAAAGGAGGAGGCATGATTCCTGAAGATCAATCCACTGGCTGTTTCTGTTTTAGTTCAGTTCGTGGACCATGA